Proteins co-encoded in one Thermomicrobiales bacterium genomic window:
- a CDS encoding DUF1648 domain-containing protein, with the protein MKLDLRWELPQWLLIAGMFLSTAIIWPSTPDRVPTHWNAAGEVDGYGGRFMGLLLLPLVTLGLYLLLYFIPRIDPKRASYDSFAGAYGAIRIATIALMAVIHALVLLWIKGIKINATVVVLGGVGVLFIVIGLAMGNIQPNWFAGIRTPWTLSSKRSWEKTHRLGRWIFSGMGLAMIGAGFLAPALMLPVILIVSLGGSGVLVAYSYVQWRNDPDRRDGG; encoded by the coding sequence ATGAAGCTCGATCTCCGTTGGGAGCTGCCACAGTGGCTACTGATCGCCGGGATGTTCCTCTCGACCGCGATCATCTGGCCATCGACGCCGGACCGGGTGCCGACGCACTGGAACGCGGCCGGCGAGGTGGATGGCTACGGCGGCAGGTTCATGGGGCTGCTGCTGCTGCCGCTGGTTACGCTCGGGCTCTACCTGCTGCTGTACTTCATCCCGCGGATCGACCCGAAGCGCGCAAGCTACGACTCGTTTGCCGGCGCGTATGGCGCTATCCGTATCGCCACAATTGCGCTGATGGCGGTGATCCACGCGCTGGTGTTGCTGTGGATCAAGGGGATCAAGATCAATGCGACGGTCGTCGTGCTGGGCGGCGTCGGGGTGCTGTTCATCGTCATCGGGCTGGCGATGGGCAACATACAGCCGAACTGGTTCGCCGGCATCCGCACGCCGTGGACGCTGTCGAGCAAGCGCTCGTGGGAGAAGACGCACCGCCTTGGTCGGTGGATCTTCTCCGGCATGGGGCTGGCGATGATCGGCGCCGGGTTCCTCGCTCCCGCGCTGATGCTGCCGGTGATCCTGATCGTGTCGCTCGGAGGGTCGGGCGTGCTGGTGGCCTACTCCTACGTCCAGTGGCGCAACGACCCGGACCGACGGGACGGGGGATGA
- a CDS encoding FAD-binding oxidoreductase — MQTADIVVVGAGVNGMSTAYHLAKAGAGKIVVVERDHLAAGASGKSGALVRMHYTNEPETRLARVSLDYFRNWSDLIGGDCGFRPIGLLVFVAREQRADLEANLAMQQEAGVDTRLISAADARELDPSLYLDDVDVVAWEPGSGYADPNATVYGFARAAQALGVEIQLDTPVTGILSEAGRVTGVETSRGTIQAPIVVVAAGAWTNQLFDPLGIDLGLRPIPARVAVFRWAYERPSSHITYIDHINGTWARPTDGNCTLGGAEVAQVDPIDLGNISESLTQRQIDATRGQLIRRFPTMAHSTMRGNWAGALSMSPDGRPLIGRLEQLDGLYTMTGDSGTCFKTAPAIGLCLSELITQGAASTVDLTPFRPSRVAEGRLWRDEHDYDLTQQTISR; from the coding sequence ATGCAGACAGCGGATATCGTGGTTGTTGGCGCAGGGGTGAACGGGATGAGCACGGCGTACCACCTGGCGAAGGCGGGGGCCGGCAAGATCGTCGTCGTCGAGCGCGACCATCTGGCGGCCGGCGCGAGCGGCAAGAGCGGCGCGCTGGTGCGGATGCACTACACCAACGAGCCGGAGACACGCCTGGCTCGCGTCAGCCTCGACTACTTCCGCAACTGGAGCGATCTCATCGGTGGAGATTGCGGGTTCCGGCCGATCGGCCTACTCGTCTTCGTCGCTCGCGAGCAGCGCGCCGACCTGGAGGCCAACCTGGCGATGCAGCAGGAGGCCGGCGTCGACACCCGGCTCATCAGCGCTGCCGACGCCCGCGAGCTCGACCCCTCGCTCTATCTCGACGACGTCGATGTCGTCGCCTGGGAGCCGGGCTCTGGCTACGCCGACCCGAACGCGACCGTCTACGGGTTCGCCCGCGCGGCGCAGGCGCTGGGCGTCGAGATCCAGCTGGACACGCCGGTCACCGGCATCCTCAGCGAGGCCGGCCGGGTCACGGGCGTCGAGACGTCACGCGGCACGATCCAGGCGCCCATCGTCGTCGTCGCGGCCGGCGCGTGGACCAACCAGCTGTTCGACCCGCTCGGCATCGACCTCGGCCTGCGGCCGATCCCGGCCCGCGTCGCCGTCTTCCGCTGGGCATACGAGCGCCCGTCCAGCCACATCACCTACATCGACCACATCAACGGCACCTGGGCGCGACCGACCGACGGCAACTGCACGCTCGGCGGCGCAGAGGTGGCGCAGGTGGATCCGATCGACCTCGGCAACATCAGCGAGTCGCTCACCCAGCGGCAGATCGACGCCACCCGTGGCCAGCTGATTCGGCGCTTCCCGACGATGGCGCACAGCACGATGCGGGGCAACTGGGCCGGCGCGCTCTCGATGAGCCCGGACGGCCGGCCCCTGATCGGCCGGCTAGAGCAGCTCGACGGCCTCTACACGATGACCGGCGACAGTGGCACCTGCTTCAAGACCGCCCCCGCGATCGGCCTCTGCCTCAGCGAGCTGATCACCCAGGGCGCCGCCAGCACCGTCGACCTGACGCCCTTCCGCCCATCGCGCGTCGCCGAAGGCCGCCTCTGGCGCGACGAGCACGACTACGACCTCACCCAGCAAACCATCTCGCGGTAA